The Engraulis encrasicolus isolate BLACKSEA-1 chromosome 4, IST_EnEncr_1.0, whole genome shotgun sequence genome includes a window with the following:
- the kitlga gene encoding kit ligand a isoform X1 has protein sequence MKKSKLWINTYFYLLMFVAIAAHSSEIGNPITDDIEKISILKQNIPKDYKITVKFIPMEEVSKGIDRHGERNKSGSCWVKLNVFNLEESLRALARKFGNISSNRDHINTFIQILREMRYHIGHAVLDDAMLEFQCHYREEKWPTLEYFEFVEYFFKIANSSREEEEDCESPPCPTVEVTTSSTSTSSFIPKAVSANLPPSGAGRLNKDKTEWVSPEHVKMSLLSLLLIPVIAIMLLFAWKMKSRRQSTPPSKDEIDEIDAIKEVDDSSPHLQKDVCEENECLNVVEVIETV, from the exons ctttggATAAACACCTATTTTTATTTATTGATGTTCGTTGCGATTGCTGCCCATTCAAGCGAAATTGGAAACCCAATAACAGACGATATTGAGAAAATATCTATATTG AAACAAAATATTCCTAAGGATTACAAGATCACTGTAAAATTCATTCCGATGGAAGAG GTGTCAAAAGGAATTGATAGACACGGAGAACGCAATAAG agTGGCTCGTGCTGGGTGAAGCTAAATGTATTTAACTTGGAGGAAAGTCTAAGAGCCTTGGCTCGTAAATTTGGAAACATTTCCTCAAATAGAGATCATATTAACACATTCATACAGATCCTACGAGAGATGCGGTATCACATTGGTCATGCTGTGTTG GATGACGCAATGCTGGAGTTTCAGTGCCACTACAGGGAGGAGAAATGGCCGACCCTAGAGTATTTCGAATTTGTTGAATATTTCTTTAAAATAGCAAATTCttcaagagaagaagaggaagattgtGAATCCCCACCCTGTCCCACAGTAGAGGTTACCACATCTTCTACATCTACATCGTCTTTTATCCCAAAAG CAGTATCTGCTAATCTGCCTCCTTCCGGAGCAGGAAGACTAAACAAAG ACAAAACAGAGTGGGTTTCTCCAGAACATGTAAAGATGAGCCTTTTATCACTTCTACTTATCCCAGTCATTGCCATTATGCTTCTCTTTGCATGGAAG aTGAAATCTAGAAGGCAGTCCACGCCGCCGAGCAAAGATGAAATAGATGAAATAGATGCTATCAAAGAAGTAGATGACAGCTCACCACATTTACAAAAGGATGTTTGTGAAGAAAA
- the kitlga gene encoding kit ligand a isoform X2 — translation MKKSKLWINTYFYLLMFVAIAAHSSEIGNPITDDIEKISILKQNIPKDYKITVKFIPMEEVSKGIDRHGERNKSGSCWVKLNVFNLEESLRALARKFGNISSNRDHINTFIQILREMRYHIGHAVLDDAMLEFQCHYREEKWPTLEYFEFVEYFFKIANSSREEEEDCESPPCPTVEVTTSSTSTSSFIPKVSANLPPSGAGRLNKDKTEWVSPEHVKMSLLSLLLIPVIAIMLLFAWKMKSRRQSTPPSKDEIDEIDAIKEVDDSSPHLQKDVCEENECLNVVEVIETV, via the exons ctttggATAAACACCTATTTTTATTTATTGATGTTCGTTGCGATTGCTGCCCATTCAAGCGAAATTGGAAACCCAATAACAGACGATATTGAGAAAATATCTATATTG AAACAAAATATTCCTAAGGATTACAAGATCACTGTAAAATTCATTCCGATGGAAGAG GTGTCAAAAGGAATTGATAGACACGGAGAACGCAATAAG agTGGCTCGTGCTGGGTGAAGCTAAATGTATTTAACTTGGAGGAAAGTCTAAGAGCCTTGGCTCGTAAATTTGGAAACATTTCCTCAAATAGAGATCATATTAACACATTCATACAGATCCTACGAGAGATGCGGTATCACATTGGTCATGCTGTGTTG GATGACGCAATGCTGGAGTTTCAGTGCCACTACAGGGAGGAGAAATGGCCGACCCTAGAGTATTTCGAATTTGTTGAATATTTCTTTAAAATAGCAAATTCttcaagagaagaagaggaagattgtGAATCCCCACCCTGTCCCACAGTAGAGGTTACCACATCTTCTACATCTACATCGTCTTTTATCCCAAAAG TATCTGCTAATCTGCCTCCTTCCGGAGCAGGAAGACTAAACAAAG ACAAAACAGAGTGGGTTTCTCCAGAACATGTAAAGATGAGCCTTTTATCACTTCTACTTATCCCAGTCATTGCCATTATGCTTCTCTTTGCATGGAAG aTGAAATCTAGAAGGCAGTCCACGCCGCCGAGCAAAGATGAAATAGATGAAATAGATGCTATCAAAGAAGTAGATGACAGCTCACCACATTTACAAAAGGATGTTTGTGAAGAAAA